In Montipora capricornis isolate CH-2021 chromosome 4, ASM3666992v2, whole genome shotgun sequence, a single genomic region encodes these proteins:
- the LOC138045529 gene encoding uncharacterized protein, producing MVSKLMNVRVSYQVFIARWKRLATCFVDRTENRPDDSTALDALKKIHEPFSPMGPLLLTLSEGQKLESFLKNVPSKSPYLVYTGADKSAGSEEQIFLIIDEDVLLECTQVSKDHCLFTSSLLTLMAIYYSCNLQYEDDRKHLFKFFEEHILGIIPKRKPYILKQLENKLLSKMNKALPGSMNAVN from the exons ATGGTATCAAAGTTGATGAATGTCAGGGTTTCTTATCAAGTATTCATAGCTCGGTGGAAAAGACTGGCCACCTGTTTTGTTGATAGGACAGAAAACAGACCAG ATGACTCCACTGCATTGGATGCATTAAAGAAAATCCATGAACCATTTTCACCTATGGGACCATTACTTCTGACATTGAGT GAAGGTCAGAAATTGGAATCATTTCTGAAAAATGTCCCTTCAAAGTCACCATACCTAGTTTATACTGGTGCTGACAAGAGCGCAGGATCTGAGGAACAAATTTTTCTCATCATTGATGAAGATGTCCTATTGGAATGCACTCAAGTTTCAAAGGATCACTGTCTTTTTACTTCATCTCTTTTAACATTGATGGCAATTTATTATTCTTGTAATCTACAGTACGAAGATGACCGTAAACATCTGTTTAAATTCTTCGAAGAGCATATTTTGGGCATTATTCCTAAACGTAAGCCATACATACTAAAGCAGCTTGAGAACAAGCTGCTAAGCAAAATGAACAAGGCTCTTCCAGGTTCCAtgaatgctgtaaactag